A window from Candidatus Omnitrophota bacterium encodes these proteins:
- the pyk gene encoding pyruvate kinase, producing the protein MPKTKIICTLGPASSKENVLIKMMGAGMAVARLNFSHSTSKVHLARIRLIRKLNKKYRLNIKILGDLEGYRIRVGRLEGGQAIKVNKGQVVWLTQENTLGKGSLIPFDYKGPLSKICKGQYIYIDDGNIALIVLGGRINRLKAKVVIPGLIKERKGINMPGVKMSFKGLTAKDKEDIRFCLENKVDYLAQSFVRSKDDILVIREYLKDCAYKCKIIAKIENREGIKNIAEIIKVCDGIMVARGDLGVSIPIYEVPIVQKEIIKKCNRAKEFVITATQMLESMTENRIPERAEVSDVANAILDGSDYLMLSAETAVGLYPAECVDMMNKIIKFTEKNTPGDLRLTRPGKR; encoded by the coding sequence ATGCCAAAGACTAAAATAATCTGCACTTTAGGGCCGGCTTCAAGCAAAGAAAATGTTTTGATCAAGATGATGGGCGCCGGTATGGCAGTGGCAAGGTTAAATTTCTCTCACTCTACCTCAAAGGTTCATTTAGCCCGGATACGGCTGATAAGGAAACTAAATAAAAAATATCGCCTAAATATCAAGATATTGGGGGATTTGGAGGGTTACCGCATAAGGGTGGGTAGATTAGAAGGAGGTCAGGCGATCAAGGTAAATAAAGGGCAGGTCGTTTGGTTGACACAAGAAAATACTTTAGGAAAAGGCAGCCTGATACCATTTGATTACAAAGGCCCTTTAAGCAAGATCTGCAAAGGCCAATACATTTATATTGATGATGGTAATATCGCCCTTATAGTTTTAGGGGGCCGGATAAATAGATTAAAGGCTAAAGTGGTTATTCCCGGGTTGATTAAAGAGCGCAAAGGCATAAATATGCCCGGAGTAAAAATGAGCTTTAAAGGATTGACAGCCAAAGACAAGGAGGATATCCGTTTTTGTTTAGAAAATAAAGTTGATTATCTAGCCCAGTCTTTTGTAAGGAGTAAGGACGATATCCTCGTTATTAGGGAATATCTTAAGGATTGTGCGTATAAATGCAAGATCATTGCAAAAATTGAGAACCGGGAAGGTATTAAAAATATTGCTGAAATAATCAAAGTCTGCGATGGAATTATGGTCGCCAGAGGCGATCTGGGCGTCTCCATTCCTATATATGAGGTGCCGATAGTGCAAAAAGAAATAATCAAAAAATGTAACCGGGCAAAAGAATTTGTCATTACCGCTACCCAGATGCTGGAGAGCATGACTGAAAACCGTATCCCTGAAAGGGCGGAGGTTTCAGACGTGGCTAACGCCATATTGGACGGTTCGGATTACCTGATGCTTTCCGCGGAGACTGCGGTTGGTTTATATCCTGCGGAATGCGTTGATATGATGAATAAAATAATTAAGTTTACGGAGAAGAACACCCCTGGCGATCTCCGTCTTACGAGACCGGGCAAGAGATAA
- a CDS encoding cold-shock protein: MAKGKVKWFSNQKGYGFITPENGADVFVHHTAIQGEGYKTLEEGQDVEFEIEKGPKGEQATKVVKL, from the coding sequence ATGGCAAAGGGTAAAGTAAAGTGGTTTTCCAATCAAAAGGGATATGGTTTTATTACTCCTGAGAATGGCGCTGATGTATTCGTGCATCACACCGCGATCCAGGGTGAAGGCTATAAAACCTTAGAGGAGGGCCAGGATGTCGAATTCGAGATCGAAAAAGGTCCTAAAGGTGAACAAGCTACTAAAGTAGTGAAGTTATAA
- the mnmA gene encoding tRNA 2-thiouridine(34) synthase MnmA has translation MKKFAAVAMSGGVDSSVAAALLKEQGYEVVGLTMCFNLAEKDGKKPSCCGLTGIEDARRVCQKLGIRHYVINLDKDFSRDVIQNFHQEYLNGRTPNPCVRCNQFIKFGILLKKALGLGAKFLATGHYAGIVKSKQGYLLKKARDIRKDQSYFLYRLNQKQLKHIIFPLGNFTKSKVRELARDFGLKVAEKQDSQEICFLPDGKHGDLIKAKGLNRVQPGELADKEGNILGVHQGIPFYTIGQRHGLGVAKGYPLYVTRINARANRITVGKRQEAYKSGCIIKEVNFLGEPFKKKVEIKVRIRYNHKEMPAVVYPDAKALKVIFKEPQFAITPGQSAVFYDKDIVLGGGIIQKVIDENDQGR, from the coding sequence ATGAAAAAATTTGCAGCGGTAGCCATGAGCGGCGGCGTGGATTCTTCGGTAGCCGCGGCTTTATTAAAAGAGCAAGGGTATGAGGTAGTCGGCCTGACGATGTGTTTTAACCTGGCGGAAAAGGACGGCAAGAAGCCCAGTTGCTGCGGTTTAACCGGAATTGAGGATGCCCGGCGGGTTTGTCAAAAGCTGGGAATCCGGCATTATGTTATCAATTTGGATAAAGATTTTTCCCGGGATGTAATCCAGAATTTTCACCAGGAATATTTAAACGGCAGGACCCCCAATCCCTGCGTTAGATGCAATCAGTTTATAAAATTCGGTATTTTACTTAAAAAGGCGCTTGGCCTGGGGGCCAAATTTTTAGCCACCGGACATTATGCCGGGATCGTAAAGTCAAAACAGGGATATCTGCTTAAAAAGGCCAGGGACATTAGAAAAGATCAATCCTATTTTTTATACCGCTTAAACCAGAAACAACTAAAACACATAATTTTCCCGTTGGGTAATTTTACCAAATCTAAAGTCAGGGAGCTGGCCAGGGATTTTGGACTAAAGGTAGCGGAAAAACAGGATAGCCAGGAGATTTGTTTTCTGCCGGACGGCAAACACGGGGATTTGATCAAGGCCAAAGGTTTAAACCGCGTTCAGCCGGGTGAATTGGCGGATAAAGAAGGCAATATCCTTGGGGTGCATCAAGGAATACCATTTTATACTATCGGCCAGCGCCATGGATTGGGAGTTGCCAAGGGATACCCGTTGTATGTAACGCGGATTAATGCCAGAGCCAACCGGATTACCGTAGGAAAACGGCAGGAGGCTTATAAAAGCGGATGCATTATAAAAGAAGTGAATTTTCTGGGTGAGCCTTTTAAAAAGAAGGTTGAGATAAAGGTAAGGATACGCTATAATCATAAAGAAATGCCGGCAGTTGTTTATCCGGATGCAAAAGCATTGAAGGTAATTTTTAAAGAGCCGCAGTTTGCGATAACACCCGGCCAATCCGCGGTCTTTTACGATAAAGATATAGTTTTAGGCGGAGGAATAATCCAAAAGGTTATTGATGAGAATGATCAAGGAAGATAA
- the nadA gene encoding quinolinate synthase NadA: MIKEDKELVAKIKELKKKRNAIILAHNYQLPEVQDIADFRGDSLELSRMAAKTEAKVIVFCGVYFMAETASILSPDKLVIMPDVSAGCPMANMMTAADLRKLKAEHPRAVAVGYVNTSAQVKAELDYCCTSTNAVAVINFLKNEKEIIFIPDKYLADYVSKKSGRKLITWHGFCPTHVKILPEDLKREKKFHPKAKRMVHPECLPSVVALADAVLSTSQMAKYAKENPAKEFIVGTEAGLVYRLKQDNPDKEFYLASERAMCPNMKRTTLEKVLWALEDLKEEVKVPENIRAKAYLAIERMLKII; the protein is encoded by the coding sequence ATGATCAAGGAAGATAAAGAATTAGTTGCCAAGATTAAAGAGTTAAAGAAAAAACGCAATGCCATAATCCTGGCGCATAACTACCAGTTGCCGGAAGTCCAGGATATCGCGGATTTCCGCGGGGATTCCCTTGAGCTTTCGCGGATGGCCGCCAAAACCGAAGCAAAAGTAATTGTTTTCTGCGGAGTTTATTTTATGGCCGAAACCGCTTCGATTCTTTCTCCGGATAAATTAGTAATTATGCCGGATGTATCCGCCGGATGCCCCATGGCCAATATGATGACTGCCGCTGACCTAAGGAAGCTAAAAGCCGAGCATCCCCGGGCAGTCGCCGTAGGTTACGTGAATACCTCGGCGCAGGTGAAAGCGGAACTGGATTATTGCTGCACTTCGACTAACGCGGTTGCGGTAATCAACTTTTTAAAGAATGAGAAAGAAATAATTTTTATCCCGGATAAATACCTGGCCGATTATGTTTCCAAAAAGAGCGGCAGAAAATTGATCACCTGGCACGGTTTTTGCCCGACGCATGTTAAGATATTGCCGGAGGATTTAAAAAGAGAGAAAAAATTTCACCCTAAGGCCAAGAGAATGGTGCATCCGGAGTGCCTGCCTTCCGTAGTTGCGCTGGCGGACGCGGTATTATCTACCAGCCAGATGGCTAAATATGCCAAGGAAAATCCGGCCAAAGAGTTTATCGTCGGTACGGAGGCCGGGTTAGTTTACCGCCTAAAGCAGGATAATCCGGATAAAGAGTTTTATTTAGCCAGCGAACGCGCGATGTGCCCGAACATGAAACGGACCACGCTGGAAAAAGTGCTCTGGGCTCTGGAGGATCTTAAAGAAGAGGTTAAGGTGCCGGAAAATATCAGGGCAAAAGCGTACCTGGCTATTGAACGTATGTTAAAGATTATTTAA
- a CDS encoding RluA family pseudouridine synthase: MNIPIVFEDDWLLVVNKPAGLLSVPTPKNESRTLTSILNQDAQDRGLKYRLYPCHRLDRETSGLLIYAKTKGIESKMADAFRSRQVSKKYIAFVHGKLAHPQGTIASAIEAKSAVTNYEVMQEKNNYSVVEVSPVTGRTNQVRIHFKRIQHPLVGEDKFIFRKDFALRAKRVCLHAEYLEFKHPVTGKTVAVQAPLAADMQKFLEDH; encoded by the coding sequence ATGAATATCCCGATCGTCTTTGAAGATGATTGGCTACTGGTGGTTAATAAGCCTGCCGGCCTATTGAGTGTCCCAACACCTAAAAACGAATCGCGTACTTTGACCAGCATTTTAAACCAAGATGCCCAGGATCGAGGATTAAAGTATCGGCTTTATCCCTGCCACCGCCTTGATCGGGAAACCTCGGGGCTGCTGATTTATGCTAAAACCAAGGGCATTGAGTCAAAAATGGCGGATGCTTTCAGGAGCAGGCAGGTAAGTAAAAAATATATCGCTTTTGTGCATGGAAAATTGGCGCATCCGCAAGGCACTATCGCTTCGGCTATCGAGGCAAAGAGCGCGGTTACAAACTACGAGGTTATGCAGGAAAAAAATAATTACAGCGTAGTTGAGGTTTCTCCGGTTACCGGCAGGACTAATCAGGTCCGGATCCACTTCAAGCGTATCCAGCATCCCTTAGTCGGTGAAGATAAATTTATTTTTCGCAAGGATTTTGCTTTGCGGGCAAAGCGGGTTTGCTTGCATGCCGAATATTTAGAGTTCAAGCATCCTGTGACCGGTAAAACTGTGGCGGTCCAGGCGCCTCTGGCCGCAGATATGCAAAAGTTTTTGGAAGATCACTAA
- the uppP gene encoding undecaprenyl-diphosphatase UppP gives MHIVSVLIFGIVEGITEFLPVSSTGHLMLTAKLLQISQSEFIKSFEISIQLGAILAVVVLYWDRLIKGWEIWKRLLVAFLPAALIGALFYKMIKRYLLGNNEVVLWSLFIGGLFLIVFELLHREKKGAVEELSAVSYPQALVIGLFQSVAMIPGVSRAAATIIGGLVVGLKRKTIVEFSFLLAVPTMLAATALDLFKSAQVFKSGQFVSLGTGFIVSFFVALAAIKFLLSFIKRHSFIAFGVYRVIIVLVFWLIVK, from the coding sequence ATGCACATAGTGTCTGTTTTGATCTTTGGTATTGTCGAGGGGATTACGGAGTTCCTGCCTGTTTCTTCGACCGGCCACTTAATGCTAACCGCAAAACTTCTTCAGATCAGCCAATCGGAATTTATCAAAAGTTTTGAAATCTCTATCCAACTGGGTGCAATACTGGCAGTGGTTGTTTTGTATTGGGACAGGTTGATCAAGGGCTGGGAGATCTGGAAACGCTTATTGGTTGCTTTTTTGCCCGCGGCCCTGATTGGGGCCCTGTTTTATAAAATGATCAAAAGATATCTTTTGGGCAATAATGAAGTGGTGCTTTGGTCCTTGTTTATCGGCGGGTTATTTTTGATTGTCTTTGAATTGCTGCACCGCGAAAAAAAAGGCGCGGTTGAGGAATTGTCCGCTGTTTCTTATCCGCAGGCATTGGTTATTGGTTTGTTCCAATCGGTAGCGATGATTCCGGGAGTTTCCCGGGCCGCGGCTACGATTATCGGGGGCTTGGTGGTGGGGTTAAAAAGAAAAACTATCGTGGAGTTTTCATTCCTCCTGGCGGTTCCCACTATGCTGGCGGCAACGGCTTTGGATCTTTTTAAAAGCGCCCAGGTCTTTAAATCGGGCCAGTTTGTTTCTTTGGGGACAGGTTTTATTGTTTCATTTTTTGTGGCTCTTGCTGCGATTAAGTTTTTGCTCAGCTTTATCAAGCGCCACAGTTTTATTGCTTTCGGGGTATACCGCGTAATTATTGTTTTGGTGTTTTGGTTAATAGTGAAGTAA
- a CDS encoding PfkB family carbohydrate kinase, which yields MSIIVLGTVALDSVKTPFGRRKELLGGSAAHFSMAARLFTKVNLIAIVGSDFPKEHIAFLRSKGINLSSLIMEGGKTFRWEGEYKGDLNSALTINTELGVLSVFKPQVSEEQRKIENIFLANVDPDIQEHLLRKMHSPKLVGLDSMNYWINTKRRELIKLLKLIDIYVANDQEARDLSGESNLIKAAKRLSSFGPKMVLIKKGEHGVLFYSRSLHAANGLVFSLPAYPVEKVIDPTGAGDTFAGGFMGYLAKSGKINSSAIKKALAYGTVAASFNVEDFGLYRTSKLVPQDLQRRLVKFKSCFLF from the coding sequence ATGAGTATTATAGTGTTGGGCACAGTGGCATTAGACAGCGTAAAAACTCCTTTTGGCAGGCGTAAAGAATTACTCGGAGGATCAGCGGCACATTTTTCCATGGCTGCCCGGCTTTTTACCAAAGTTAACCTGATCGCCATTGTGGGAAGTGATTTTCCAAAGGAACACATCGCTTTTTTAAGAAGCAAGGGGATTAATCTTAGTTCTTTGATCATGGAGGGCGGTAAAACCTTCAGGTGGGAAGGCGAATATAAAGGGGATTTAAATTCAGCCCTTACCATTAACACCGAGTTGGGCGTGCTTTCGGTATTTAAACCGCAGGTTTCTGAAGAGCAGCGTAAAATAGAAAACATATTCTTAGCCAACGTTGACCCGGATATTCAGGAGCACCTTTTGCGTAAGATGCATTCTCCGAAATTAGTCGGTTTAGACAGCATGAACTATTGGATTAATACTAAGCGCAGAGAACTGATCAAACTGCTTAAGCTTATAGATATTTACGTGGCTAATGACCAGGAGGCCAGGGATTTATCAGGAGAGAGTAATTTAATTAAGGCAGCCAAACGCCTCTCCTCTTTTGGTCCTAAAATGGTGCTGATTAAAAAAGGGGAGCATGGAGTTTTATTTTACAGCCGGTCTTTGCATGCTGCAAACGGGTTGGTTTTTTCTCTTCCGGCATATCCGGTTGAGAAGGTAATCGATCCTACGGGAGCAGGGGATACTTTTGCCGGAGGGTTCATGGGTTATCTGGCAAAGAGTGGTAAGATAAACTCTTCAGCAATAAAGAAGGCATTGGCTTACGGGACTGTGGCCGCTTCTTTTAACGTGGAAGATTTTGGTCTGTATCGGACAAGCAAACTGGTCCCGCAAGACCTACAAAGACGTCTAGTTAAATTTAAGAGCTGTTTTTTATTTTAA
- a CDS encoding MscL family protein: MMKEIREEFLRFIKSYGVIGVAIGIVMGQAVAKVITVIVEGLVMPVLEVLLPGNKWQEAVLHLWRINIKIGLIIAGLIDFFIISVVVFFLVKYILKIEPGHKH, from the coding sequence ATGATGAAAGAGATCCGCGAAGAATTTTTGAGGTTTATCAAGTCCTACGGAGTGATCGGCGTGGCTATCGGTATTGTTATGGGCCAGGCGGTAGCCAAGGTTATTACGGTTATCGTCGAAGGCCTGGTTATGCCGGTCTTAGAAGTATTACTTCCCGGGAACAAATGGCAGGAAGCGGTTTTACATCTCTGGAGGATAAATATCAAGATTGGCTTGATTATCGCCGGGCTGATCGATTTTTTTATTATCTCGGTGGTAGTTTTCTTTTTGGTTAAATATATATTAAAGATCGAACCTGGTCATAAACATTAA
- a CDS encoding GatB/YqeY domain-containing protein codes for MLAEKIFNDYKEAMKARDTLKSSVLSFLRADMLNLATAKKKDKLDDAEIITVIKKQIKQRQDSIEQFTKGARPEAAEKEKKESEILKGYLPAQMPVEEIKRLIEEAVAATGASGAKDMGRLMKELSVKIAGGADGKLVSDLVRQRLSPPS; via the coding sequence ATGTTGGCAGAAAAGATTTTCAACGATTATAAGGAGGCAATGAAAGCCCGCGACACTCTGAAGAGTTCGGTTTTAAGTTTTTTACGGGCAGATATGCTTAATTTGGCAACCGCCAAGAAAAAAGATAAGCTCGATGACGCCGAAATTATTACCGTAATCAAGAAACAAATAAAGCAGCGCCAGGATTCGATTGAACAGTTTACCAAGGGCGCAAGGCCGGAAGCTGCGGAAAAAGAGAAAAAAGAATCAGAGATTCTCAAAGGTTATTTACCCGCCCAGATGCCGGTTGAGGAAATTAAACGTTTGATTGAAGAAGCGGTTGCGGCAACCGGAGCAAGCGGCGCCAAAGATATGGGCCGGCTGATGAAGGAGCTGTCTGTAAAGATCGCCGGAGGGGCTGACGGGAAACTGGTCAGTGATTTGGTAAGGCAAAGGTTAAGTCCTCCTTCCTAA
- a CDS encoding MFS transporter, translating into MFSSLQVKYFRIYWLGMFVSLIGTWIQTVAQSWLVFELTNSAFLLGVVGFLSSIPIFVLSLFGGVLADRVNKRNILIFTQVTFMFLAFLLAILTQFKLITPLQIMFIALFNGIVMAFDAPARQSIVVELVGKKHLFNAIALNSVAFNSSRIIGPAIAGVLVSVIGMSGCFYLNGVSFLAVIIALFYIRLGTGKARNNNSAIKDLKEGLIFISRHPLILALVSMVGAMSLFGISYVILMPVFVNHVLAAGVKGLGILMSSTGLGALIGALILARLGDFKYKGRLLIGSAFLFSLSLIIFSLSKNYALAVFSLILIGCTSVIPIALINTLLQINVPDEFRGRVMSLFMITFAGIMPFGNLISGGLAQTLGVSAALFFCGLTCLALFTLINFVFSGLRDL; encoded by the coding sequence ATGTTTTCTTCGTTACAGGTTAAATATTTTCGCATCTATTGGCTGGGCATGTTTGTGTCTTTGATCGGTACCTGGATACAAACCGTAGCTCAGAGCTGGCTGGTGTTTGAGTTAACCAACTCCGCGTTTCTTTTAGGGGTGGTTGGTTTCTTAAGTTCAATACCTATATTTGTGCTTTCTTTATTTGGAGGCGTGTTGGCTGACAGGGTAAATAAAAGAAATATACTGATTTTTACCCAAGTAACTTTTATGTTCCTGGCTTTTTTACTGGCAATCCTGACCCAATTCAAACTGATCACCCCTTTACAGATTATGTTCATTGCTTTGTTTAACGGGATCGTGATGGCTTTTGACGCTCCGGCCCGGCAGTCGATAGTGGTGGAGCTGGTCGGTAAAAAACATCTTTTTAACGCCATCGCCTTAAACTCGGTAGCTTTCAATTCTTCGCGGATTATCGGGCCGGCAATCGCCGGTGTATTGGTTTCGGTGATCGGGATGAGCGGGTGTTTTTATTTAAACGGAGTCAGCTTCCTGGCAGTCATTATCGCCCTCTTTTACATTAGATTGGGAACAGGCAAAGCGCGGAATAATAATTCAGCGATAAAAGATCTTAAAGAAGGTTTGATCTTTATCAGCCGCCACCCGCTTATTTTAGCTTTAGTGAGCATGGTGGGGGCGATGAGCCTTTTTGGTATTTCCTATGTTATCCTGATGCCGGTTTTTGTCAACCATGTGCTGGCCGCCGGAGTAAAGGGCTTGGGTATACTGATGTCCAGCACCGGACTTGGGGCCTTGATTGGAGCTTTAATTCTGGCCCGGTTGGGAGATTTTAAATATAAGGGAAGGCTGCTAATCGGCTCGGCGTTCTTATTTTCCTTGTCGCTGATCATTTTTTCATTATCTAAAAATTACGCTTTGGCCGTTTTCTCTTTGATCCTTATAGGATGCACAAGCGTTATTCCAATTGCCCTGATCAATACTTTATTGCAAATTAACGTGCCGGATGAATTTCGCGGCAGGGTAATGAGCCTTTTTATGATTACTTTCGCCGGGATTATGCCTTTTGGAAATTTGATTTCCGGAGGCCTGGCGCAAACATTGGGGGTATCGGCGGCTCTTTTTTTCTGCGGCCTGACTTGTCTGGCATTATTTACGTTGATTAACTTTGTATTTTCAGGATTAAGAGATTTATAG
- a CDS encoding peptidoglycan-binding domain-containing protein produces MKRLLSLGVVVLMLAGLSGCGKKQEAEELQPITMESLSTPSSPAAAMPDIKAQESKILTAPAVTQAKEVVPVPPQGPYKPTGIEIQTALKNAGFYTGNIDGKIGPKSKKAIEDFQTANGLKADGKVGTKTWEALSKHLSAEAAPVKHKR; encoded by the coding sequence ATGAAGAGGTTATTAAGTTTAGGGGTAGTGGTTTTGATGTTGGCGGGATTATCCGGTTGCGGTAAGAAACAAGAAGCAGAGGAGTTGCAGCCCATTACCATGGAGTCCCTGAGTACGCCCAGCAGCCCGGCCGCGGCTATGCCGGACATAAAGGCCCAAGAGTCCAAAATTTTAACTGCTCCGGCAGTTACCCAAGCCAAAGAAGTTGTACCTGTACCGCCGCAGGGGCCTTATAAGCCTACGGGCATCGAAATCCAGACTGCTTTAAAGAACGCCGGTTTCTACACCGGCAATATCGACGGAAAAATCGGCCCGAAGAGCAAGAAGGCGATCGAAGATTTTCAAACCGCAAATGGCCTCAAAGCTGATGGCAAGGTGGGCACCAAGACCTGGGAAGCCCTGAGTAAGCATCTGAGCGCTGAAGCCGCTCCGGTTAAGCATAAGCGGTAA
- a CDS encoding glycoside hydrolase family 1 protein, protein MKKFPQNFLWGAATSAHQVEGQNIHNDWWLAEQSLCLKEASGSACRHYELYAQDFDIARELNHNCHRFSIEWSRIEPQEGKFDSSEIEHYRKVISELKSRGIEPVVTLHHFTNPIWFSQKGGWTKAGLQKYFLRFVDKIVKEFAGQVKFWITINEPLIYSSHSYLLGVWPPKECSLFKAAKVTFNMAGAHIKAYRLIHKIYREKSLARPMVSIAANLQAFEICQPTLKNKLALYLRHKLYNLYFIEKLLRKKALDFIGINYYGRNLADVRNWKIRSLLLDTCSYNHHPLRKNSLGWDIYPQGLYKLLMALKRYNLPIMITENGICTEDDDLRWDYIREHLEQIHQAIDQGAKVLGYIYWSLIDNFEWDKGFSPRFGLVAVDYQNQKRTIKTSARKLAQVAQSNEI, encoded by the coding sequence ATGAAGAAATTTCCGCAAAATTTCCTTTGGGGCGCCGCAACTTCAGCGCATCAGGTTGAAGGCCAAAACATTCATAATGATTGGTGGCTGGCTGAGCAGAGCCTCTGCTTAAAAGAAGCTTCGGGCAGCGCCTGCCGGCATTATGAACTTTACGCGCAGGATTTCGACATCGCCAGAGAGCTTAACCATAATTGCCATCGTTTTTCCATAGAGTGGAGCCGCATTGAGCCGCAGGAAGGAAAATTTGACTCCTCGGAAATCGAACATTACCGTAAAGTTATTTCCGAATTAAAGAGCCGGGGAATTGAACCGGTGGTTACCCTGCATCATTTTACCAACCCGATCTGGTTTAGCCAAAAAGGCGGCTGGACCAAAGCTGGCCTCCAGAAATATTTTTTGCGTTTTGTCGATAAAATAGTCAAAGAGTTTGCCGGCCAGGTAAAATTTTGGATAACCATAAATGAACCTCTGATTTATTCATCGCATTCCTATCTATTGGGTGTCTGGCCTCCCAAGGAGTGTTCGCTGTTTAAGGCTGCCAAAGTAACCTTTAATATGGCCGGCGCCCATATAAAAGCTTACCGTCTTATCCATAAAATTTACCGGGAAAAGTCTTTAGCCAGGCCCATGGTGAGTATCGCGGCTAATTTGCAGGCATTTGAGATTTGCCAGCCGACATTAAAAAATAAATTGGCCCTGTATTTACGGCATAAATTATATAACTTGTATTTCATCGAGAAGCTTTTACGTAAAAAGGCCTTAGATTTTATCGGGATAAATTATTACGGCAGGAACCTGGCGGATGTGCGTAACTGGAAAATAAGGAGTTTATTGCTGGATACCTGCAGTTATAACCATCATCCTTTGCGTAAAAATTCTTTAGGTTGGGATATTTACCCGCAGGGGCTCTACAAGCTTTTAATGGCCCTGAAGAGGTATAATCTTCCAATTATGATTACCGAAAACGGCATCTGTACTGAAGATGATGATTTGAGATGGGACTATATCCGGGAGCATCTGGAGCAGATACATCAGGCTATTGATCAGGGGGCCAAGGTTTTAGGTTATATTTACTGGTCACTGATCGACAATTTTGAATGGGATAAAGGGTTTAGCCCGCGTTTTGGCTTGGTAGCTGTGGATTATCAAAATCAAAAACGCACAATTAAGACAAGCGCCAGAAAACTTGCGCAGGTGGCCCAAAGCAATGAAATTTAA